In Cataglyphis hispanica isolate Lineage 1 chromosome 10, ULB_Chis1_1.0, whole genome shotgun sequence, a genomic segment contains:
- the LOC126852164 gene encoding nicastrin, whose translation MAMEMWKYILALIIVNSVATERIKDMIYMPLDGVAACFRRHNGTHQFGCSSSRSGSVGVVHLIETDGDITWIEKSATAGPYTVVLPFDMFTRNTLIRLRNTNNINGVLLTRNTNKRPPTYSPEDTCPNRYSGYKKCNSTNPWNSVGSALLMEDWPFPMFYTENQTVLEAIKSCFQTHNAHDLETQYQRSLCAIEMKSFMYAAVNSESCIKRTDFKLNFHPTTFCDPLGDRNIHWPLVPLNENNNTVILVTARLDASSLFDGISPGAGNVVTGLVTLLATAYYLSHLNATIDKTNIVFSLLNGEAFDYIGSSRMVYDLKQNNFNALGGINLNIDDIKSVIEFGQLGGGEIFLHTNGEDDMINHLQKALNVPNSGVLNGSVPPTSVQSFLEAKPDLTTVVISNHKEKFKNHYYNGILDDAESLGFNSNDSSALASDLEKIALQVANELYWMVTGEQDPEPAYLPISVKELITKMLHCYLESAKCDLFHASSAPSVKLINQVLPLYVGVHRAPNPATSLTGQLLAFLTGDWLFETNETTCYENRLVWMSGFNSTGLCINSTVNYSAAVSPAFIIDGYDMKSGVYSTWTESIWQTLSVRMFLKPSAATERFSMILGSLIAGTSFVLVWFINKRADVLFNSRRTVDC comes from the exons ATGGCGATGGAAATGTGGAAGTATATTTTAGCACTTATCATCGTAAATTCtg tGGCCACTGAGAGAATTAAGGATATGATCTACATGCCTTTAGATGGTGTAGCTGCTTGTTTCCGAAGACACAATGGCACGCATCAATTTGGATGCTCTT CCAGTAGATCAGGAAGTGTAGGTGTCGTACATCTAATTGAGACAGATGGCGATATTACTTGGATAGAAAAAAGTGCCACTGCTGGTCCATATACTGTAGTCCTTCCATTTGACATGTTTACTAGAAATACACTCATAAGACTTCGAAatacgaataatataaatggagTGCTATTAACGAGAAATACTAATAAACGCCCACCAACGTATTCACCTGAAGATACGTGTCCAAATCGATATTCtggttataaaaaatgtaatagcaCAAACCCATGGAATTCTGTTGGATCTGCATTGCTCATGGAAGATTGGCCATTTCCCATGTTTTATACAGAG AATCAAACTGTTTTGGAGGCCATAAAATCTTGTTTTCAGACACATAACGCTCACGATCTCGAAACACAGTATCAGAGATCTCTTTGCGCAATAGAAATGAAATCGTTCATGTATGCTGCTGTTAATTCGGAATCATGTATAAAACGTACTGATTTCAAGTTAAATTTTCATCCGACGACATTTTGCGATCCACTCGGAGACAGAAACATACATTGGCCTTTAGTGCCTCTcaatgagaataataatacagTAATACTAGTAACGGCGCGATTGGATGCATCATCATTATTCGATGGTATATCACCTGGTGCGGGTAATGTCGTGACAGGACTTGTAACATTGCTTGCTACTGCATACTACTTGAGTCACTTAAATGCTACTATTGATA AAACAAACATTGTATTCTCATTGCTGAACGGAGAGGCATTCGATTACATAGGATCTAGTCGAATGGTATATGACTTGAAGCAGAACAATTTTAATGCTCTCGGTGGAATCAATTTAAACATCGACGACATCAAGAGCGTGATTGAGTTTGGTCAGTTGGGTGGAGGggaaatatttcttcatacTAATGGCGAAGACGATATGATAAATCATTTGCAGAAGGCATTGAACGTGCCGAACAGTGGTGTTTTAAACGGTAGTGTCCCACCTACATCTGTGCAAAGTTTCCTGGAAGCAAAACCGGATCTAACGACTGTTGTTATAAGCAATCACAAGGAAAAGTTTaagaatcattattataacgGTATCTTAGACGATGCGGAGAGTCTCGGTTTTAACAG CAACGATAGTAGCGCACTTGCATCAGATTTAGAGAAAATTGCTCTTCAGGTCGCTAATGAACTTTACTGGATGGTGACGGGTGAGCAAGACCCAGAGCCCGCTTATCTACCGATATCCGTGAAAGAACTTATCACGAAAATGCTACATTGTTACTTAGAGAGCGCCAAGTGTGATCTATTTCATGCGTCTTCGGCACCTAgtgttaaattgattaatcagGTCCTGCCATTGTACGTTGGTGTACACAGAGCGCCCAACCCCGCGACAAGTTTGACAGGTCAGCTATTGGCTTTTCTGACTGGTGACTGGCTCTTTGAGACGAATGAAACAACGTGCTACGAAAATCGCCTCGTTTGGATGAGCGGATTCAATTCTACAggattatgtataaattcgaCTGTCAATTATAGCGCAGCTGTAAGTCCTGCGTTTATCATCGATG GGTATGACATGAAATCGGGAGTTTATTCTACTTGGACAGAATCTATATGGCAAACATTGAGCGTGAGAATGTTTCTTAAACCATCAGCAGCGACAGAACGCTTCAGTATGATTCTGGGTAGCTTAATCGCCGGTACTTCGTTTGTGTTAGTGTGGTTCATCAATAAACGAGctgatgttttatttaattcaag GAGAACCGTTGATTGCTAG
- the LOC126852159 gene encoding breast cancer anti-estrogen resistance protein 3 homolog isoform X2 → MNALQNLGTSGRRRKRNGLASLDSCKDLRQKRHTIHLQPEAIIQKEPSLIVTLPSSNNLSRNSPRTPEDDSEAKEDRYICPSQSESPSTKALESNNNLSLPMEPPEESTRKLLERELRLLDPRDLRSHAWYHGSTLRGGRKGAEVEVPNDGDFLVRDCASQPGNYVLTVRWKGQPLHFVINKVVIQPDTVYERAQYQFEDEAFDTVADLITFYVGSGRPISQASGARIINPRPRSIPLTCIAGTTNNQHCSNSSSSLSTGSPPRLPKKQQRSHSLTAQHHSPDQHVVLEDNQQTVPQLPIQSSTLPRIPPIQSQPPSCSLSLGRQKIIRVISDPALQQQQQQLSNLNLQNTTAPPKPPRVPYVPSYQHHHHHHHHHHHHHHHQSYQASGSDSGNGSGDSEFETNNSGGASNPSSSVPIKGVVIRSHYNNSNNGINDNNGSEYELSAEEQLVVAAPSLEITTMLDIEGFTTLLLPAGEHRPLDPIALRGVSGMLLDSAPRVLASHLTKIDLEVALEPGSGNRTGLSGIELATLPHGRQARIDLIERSECLKLLVAVTVLAGATAIERAATISKWIKVAIDTKTALGNLYGFCGVMLGLCLPQIQRLANTWHLLRQKHTDEAFSFEAKLRPTLRAMNECTNPQAPNTTLPHLLPIALLGERSPEDVLGTVAPSGLAAAILSSWENSAPDCGLSIVWSHLEAARKLAESLPLFRRNAEIALEGCRSDELLSDAFRTEFHIKFLWGSRGATVAPEERHLKFIQVLDAMYDKCAASEVTA, encoded by the exons ATGAATGCACTGCAGAATTTAGGCACCAGCGGCCGACGACGCAAACGAAACGGTCTTGCTTCATTGGACTCGTGTAAAGATCTTCGGCAAAAGAGACACACGATACATTTACAACCGGAAGCGATCATTCAGAAGGAGCCAAGTTTAATTGTGACACTGCCGTCATCTAACAATCTCTCTAGGAATAGTCCAAG GACACCGGAGGACGACAGCGAGGCGAAGGAGGATCGCTACATATGTCCCTCCCAAAGTGAATCGCCGTCGACGAAGGCACTCGAGAGCAACAACAATTTGTCTCTGCCGATG GAACCACCTGAGGAATCCACTCGTAAGCTCTTAGAAAGAGAATTGCGGCTTCTCGATCCGCGAGATTTGCGATCGCACGCTTGGTACCATGGCAGTACGTTGCGTGGCGGTCGAAAAGGTGCGGAAGTGGAAGTACCGAATGACGGGGATTTTTTAGTGCGCGATTGCGCCTCTCAACCTGGCAACTACGTTCTAACCGTGCGCTGGAAAGGCCAACCACTTCATTTTGTCATTAATAAG GTTGTAATTCAGCCCGACACAGTTTATGAGAGGGCGCAATATCAGTTTGAAGATGAAGCCTTTGATACAGTTGCCGATTTAATAACCTTCTACGTTGGCAGTGGCCGGCCAATCAGTCAGGCCAGCGGCGCTCGCATCATTAATCCAAGGCCCAGATCAATTCCATTGACGTGCATTGCGGGAACGACAAACAACCAGCACTGCTCTAATTCTTCGTCCTCTTTGTCCACTGGCTCGCCGCCTCGTTTACCCAAGAAACAGCAACGCAGCCACTCTCTGACCGCTCAGCATCATAGTCCCGATCAACATGTCGTCCTAGAGGATAATCAACAAACAGTTCCGCAGTTGCCTATCCAGTCCAGTACTTTACCACGAATACCGCCGATCCAGAGCCAGCCGCCTTCGTGTTCTCTATCCTTGGGCCGGCAAAAGATTATCCGAGTAATCTCTGATCCAGCACTgcagcaacaacagcaacaaTTATCGAATCTAAATCTGCAAAACACTACGGCGCCACCCAAACCTCCCAGGGTGCCCTATGTGCCAAGCTATcaacatcatcatcatcatcatcatcaccatcaccatcatcatcatcatcaaagcTACCAGGCTTCTGGCAGCGACAGCGGAAACGGATCGGGAGATAGCGAGTTTGAGACCAACAACTCCGGTGGCGCCAGTAATCCTTCCTCTTCAGTGCCAATTAAGGGTGTAGTAATACGCAGCCATTATAACAACAGTAACAATGGTATTAATGACAACAATGGCAGCGAGTACGAATTATCTGCAGAGGAACAGTTGGTGGTAGCCGCACCGTCTCTAGAAATTACCACAATGCTCGATATCGAGGGCTTTACCACACTTCTCTTACCAGCTGGTGAACACAGACCTTTGGATCCAATAGCCTTGAGGGGAGTCTCAGGAATGTTATTAGATTCGGCACCAAGAGTACTCGCTTCCCATCTCACGAAAATTGATCTCGAAGTGGCGCTTGAACCAGGATCCGGAAATAGAACTGGATTGAGTGGTATCGAGCTGGCGACTCTTCCTCATGGTAGACAAGCTAGAATAGATCTGATTGAAAGATCGGAATGTTTGAAACTGCTAGTGGCGGTTACTGTGTTGGCTGGAGCCACAGCTATAG AAAGGGCGGCTACCATTAGCAAATGGATCAAAGTGGCGATTGACACTAAAACTGCGCTTGGCAATCTATACGGTTTCTGTGGCGTAATGCTCGGCCTGTGCTTGCCACAAATTCAAAGACTGGCTAATACATGGCATTTGCTAAGACAAAAACATACAGACGAAGCTTTTAGTTTTGAAGCAAAACTAAGACCTACTTTGCGAGCTATGAATGAATGTACCAATCCGCAGGCGCCTAATACGACATTACCACACTTGCTACCAATTGCGTTACTTGGAGAACGCAGTCCCGAAGATGTTTTGg GCACCGTGGCGCCTTCCGGACTCGCAGCAGCAATTCTTTCATCGTGGGAAAATTCGGCGCCCGACTGCGGTCTGTCGATTGTCTGGTCGCATCTCGAAGCAGCTCGTAAACTAGCCGAGAGTCTGCCACTTTTTCGCAGAAATGCAGAAATCGCCTTGGAAGGTTGCAGAAGCGACGAATTACTGTCGGACGCCTTTCGCACTGAATTTCATATTAAGTTTTTGTGGGGCAGTCGCGGTGCAACTGTTGCCCCTGAAGAACGTCATCTCAAATTTATCCAAGTCCTTGATGCAATGTACGATAAATGTGCAGCTAGCGAAGTAACTGCTTAA
- the LOC126852159 gene encoding breast cancer anti-estrogen resistance protein 3 homolog isoform X1, translating to MGKTASKLKSRRSQSIAWSFRFPSMNALQNLGTSGRRRKRNGLASLDSCKDLRQKRHTIHLQPEAIIQKEPSLIVTLPSSNNLSRNSPRTPEDDSEAKEDRYICPSQSESPSTKALESNNNLSLPMEPPEESTRKLLERELRLLDPRDLRSHAWYHGSTLRGGRKGAEVEVPNDGDFLVRDCASQPGNYVLTVRWKGQPLHFVINKVVIQPDTVYERAQYQFEDEAFDTVADLITFYVGSGRPISQASGARIINPRPRSIPLTCIAGTTNNQHCSNSSSSLSTGSPPRLPKKQQRSHSLTAQHHSPDQHVVLEDNQQTVPQLPIQSSTLPRIPPIQSQPPSCSLSLGRQKIIRVISDPALQQQQQQLSNLNLQNTTAPPKPPRVPYVPSYQHHHHHHHHHHHHHHHQSYQASGSDSGNGSGDSEFETNNSGGASNPSSSVPIKGVVIRSHYNNSNNGINDNNGSEYELSAEEQLVVAAPSLEITTMLDIEGFTTLLLPAGEHRPLDPIALRGVSGMLLDSAPRVLASHLTKIDLEVALEPGSGNRTGLSGIELATLPHGRQARIDLIERSECLKLLVAVTVLAGATAIERAATISKWIKVAIDTKTALGNLYGFCGVMLGLCLPQIQRLANTWHLLRQKHTDEAFSFEAKLRPTLRAMNECTNPQAPNTTLPHLLPIALLGERSPEDVLGTVAPSGLAAAILSSWENSAPDCGLSIVWSHLEAARKLAESLPLFRRNAEIALEGCRSDELLSDAFRTEFHIKFLWGSRGATVAPEERHLKFIQVLDAMYDKCAASEVTA from the exons ATGGGCAAGACCGCCAGCAAACTGAAATCGCGAAGAAGTCAGA GCATAGCATGGAGCTTTCGATTCCCATCTATGAATGCACTGCAGAATTTAGGCACCAGCGGCCGACGACGCAAACGAAACGGTCTTGCTTCATTGGACTCGTGTAAAGATCTTCGGCAAAAGAGACACACGATACATTTACAACCGGAAGCGATCATTCAGAAGGAGCCAAGTTTAATTGTGACACTGCCGTCATCTAACAATCTCTCTAGGAATAGTCCAAG GACACCGGAGGACGACAGCGAGGCGAAGGAGGATCGCTACATATGTCCCTCCCAAAGTGAATCGCCGTCGACGAAGGCACTCGAGAGCAACAACAATTTGTCTCTGCCGATG GAACCACCTGAGGAATCCACTCGTAAGCTCTTAGAAAGAGAATTGCGGCTTCTCGATCCGCGAGATTTGCGATCGCACGCTTGGTACCATGGCAGTACGTTGCGTGGCGGTCGAAAAGGTGCGGAAGTGGAAGTACCGAATGACGGGGATTTTTTAGTGCGCGATTGCGCCTCTCAACCTGGCAACTACGTTCTAACCGTGCGCTGGAAAGGCCAACCACTTCATTTTGTCATTAATAAG GTTGTAATTCAGCCCGACACAGTTTATGAGAGGGCGCAATATCAGTTTGAAGATGAAGCCTTTGATACAGTTGCCGATTTAATAACCTTCTACGTTGGCAGTGGCCGGCCAATCAGTCAGGCCAGCGGCGCTCGCATCATTAATCCAAGGCCCAGATCAATTCCATTGACGTGCATTGCGGGAACGACAAACAACCAGCACTGCTCTAATTCTTCGTCCTCTTTGTCCACTGGCTCGCCGCCTCGTTTACCCAAGAAACAGCAACGCAGCCACTCTCTGACCGCTCAGCATCATAGTCCCGATCAACATGTCGTCCTAGAGGATAATCAACAAACAGTTCCGCAGTTGCCTATCCAGTCCAGTACTTTACCACGAATACCGCCGATCCAGAGCCAGCCGCCTTCGTGTTCTCTATCCTTGGGCCGGCAAAAGATTATCCGAGTAATCTCTGATCCAGCACTgcagcaacaacagcaacaaTTATCGAATCTAAATCTGCAAAACACTACGGCGCCACCCAAACCTCCCAGGGTGCCCTATGTGCCAAGCTATcaacatcatcatcatcatcatcatcaccatcaccatcatcatcatcatcaaagcTACCAGGCTTCTGGCAGCGACAGCGGAAACGGATCGGGAGATAGCGAGTTTGAGACCAACAACTCCGGTGGCGCCAGTAATCCTTCCTCTTCAGTGCCAATTAAGGGTGTAGTAATACGCAGCCATTATAACAACAGTAACAATGGTATTAATGACAACAATGGCAGCGAGTACGAATTATCTGCAGAGGAACAGTTGGTGGTAGCCGCACCGTCTCTAGAAATTACCACAATGCTCGATATCGAGGGCTTTACCACACTTCTCTTACCAGCTGGTGAACACAGACCTTTGGATCCAATAGCCTTGAGGGGAGTCTCAGGAATGTTATTAGATTCGGCACCAAGAGTACTCGCTTCCCATCTCACGAAAATTGATCTCGAAGTGGCGCTTGAACCAGGATCCGGAAATAGAACTGGATTGAGTGGTATCGAGCTGGCGACTCTTCCTCATGGTAGACAAGCTAGAATAGATCTGATTGAAAGATCGGAATGTTTGAAACTGCTAGTGGCGGTTACTGTGTTGGCTGGAGCCACAGCTATAG AAAGGGCGGCTACCATTAGCAAATGGATCAAAGTGGCGATTGACACTAAAACTGCGCTTGGCAATCTATACGGTTTCTGTGGCGTAATGCTCGGCCTGTGCTTGCCACAAATTCAAAGACTGGCTAATACATGGCATTTGCTAAGACAAAAACATACAGACGAAGCTTTTAGTTTTGAAGCAAAACTAAGACCTACTTTGCGAGCTATGAATGAATGTACCAATCCGCAGGCGCCTAATACGACATTACCACACTTGCTACCAATTGCGTTACTTGGAGAACGCAGTCCCGAAGATGTTTTGg GCACCGTGGCGCCTTCCGGACTCGCAGCAGCAATTCTTTCATCGTGGGAAAATTCGGCGCCCGACTGCGGTCTGTCGATTGTCTGGTCGCATCTCGAAGCAGCTCGTAAACTAGCCGAGAGTCTGCCACTTTTTCGCAGAAATGCAGAAATCGCCTTGGAAGGTTGCAGAAGCGACGAATTACTGTCGGACGCCTTTCGCACTGAATTTCATATTAAGTTTTTGTGGGGCAGTCGCGGTGCAACTGTTGCCCCTGAAGAACGTCATCTCAAATTTATCCAAGTCCTTGATGCAATGTACGATAAATGTGCAGCTAGCGAAGTAACTGCTTAA
- the LOC126852179 gene encoding uncharacterized protein LOC126852179 isoform X2: MLKSRNSDNSRNNSVEFEEQQQQINQSLSSGINEFTDAPEAETDKNCLSIREEQMIPNSPPPSYEHVLEETRMESSAIALRETKQEDEKKRALRKEKSMENTEDGDEDDDDNGGPGGGDKKSAKTPKILHKSSKEFYKAMAKQWGITCKMSDHCRCLDCQSHYFDCDYEKGEDKGDGGLSAGTPMFISEVMHGTACALL, translated from the exons ATGCTGAAATCGCGAAATTCCGACAATAGTCGCAACAATAGTGTAGAATTTGAggaacaacaacaacaaattAATCAATCATTGTCGTCGGGAATAAACGAGTTTACAGATGCACCTGAAGCGGAAACGGACAAGAATTGTTTATCGATTCGAGAAGAACAGATGATACCTAACTCGCCTCCGCCTTCCTATGAACACGTCCTTGAAGAG ACACGAATGGAATCATCAGCCATTGCACTACGAGAGACAAAGCAGGAAGACGAGAAGAAACGGGCTCTCCGTAAAGAAAAGAGCATGGAGAACACTGAAGATGGTGATGAGGATGATGATGACAATGGCGGTCCTGGAGGTGGGGACAAAAAATCAGCCAAAACACCCAAGATACTTCACAAATCGAGCAAAGAATTCTACAAAGCAATGGCCAAACAGTGGGGCATAACTTGCAAAATGAGCGATCATTGTAGATGTCTAGATTGTCAG AGCCACTACTTTGACTGCGACTATGAAAAGGGTGAAGATAAGGGTGATGGCGGCCTCAGCGCCGGTACGCCGATGTTCATCTCCGAGGTGATGCACGGCACTGCCTGCGCTCTTCTGTAA
- the LOC126852179 gene encoding uncharacterized protein LOC126852179 isoform X1 produces the protein METVLSDKTTKSKKFVKLAPFKLRFSKMLKSRNSDNSRNNSVEFEEQQQQINQSLSSGINEFTDAPEAETDKNCLSIREEQMIPNSPPPSYEHVLEETRMESSAIALRETKQEDEKKRALRKEKSMENTEDGDEDDDDNGGPGGGDKKSAKTPKILHKSSKEFYKAMAKQWGITCKMSDHCRCLDCQSHYFDCDYEKGEDKGDGGLSAGTPMFISEVMHGTACALL, from the exons ATGGAAACAGTGTTATCTGACAAG ACCACGAAGTCAAAGAAATTTGTCAAACTGGCGCCTTTCAAGCTACGTTTCTCAAAGATGCTGAAATCGCGAAATTCCGACAATAGTCGCAACAATAGTGTAGAATTTGAggaacaacaacaacaaattAATCAATCATTGTCGTCGGGAATAAACGAGTTTACAGATGCACCTGAAGCGGAAACGGACAAGAATTGTTTATCGATTCGAGAAGAACAGATGATACCTAACTCGCCTCCGCCTTCCTATGAACACGTCCTTGAAGAG ACACGAATGGAATCATCAGCCATTGCACTACGAGAGACAAAGCAGGAAGACGAGAAGAAACGGGCTCTCCGTAAAGAAAAGAGCATGGAGAACACTGAAGATGGTGATGAGGATGATGATGACAATGGCGGTCCTGGAGGTGGGGACAAAAAATCAGCCAAAACACCCAAGATACTTCACAAATCGAGCAAAGAATTCTACAAAGCAATGGCCAAACAGTGGGGCATAACTTGCAAAATGAGCGATCATTGTAGATGTCTAGATTGTCAG AGCCACTACTTTGACTGCGACTATGAAAAGGGTGAAGATAAGGGTGATGGCGGCCTCAGCGCCGGTACGCCGATGTTCATCTCCGAGGTGATGCACGGCACTGCCTGCGCTCTTCTGTAA